A genomic stretch from Mesotoga sp. Brook.08.105.5.1 includes:
- a CDS encoding sugar ABC transporter permease produces the protein MQQAASSILKKENSLGWKLVSPTVILLMILIIYPVAYNIYISFFDYGITSSTFVGLENYIRVFKDAAFWKSFFITVGFTLMTVIGSILLGLGVALMMNKEFKGRAIVRTIILLPYITPLISIVFSWKYIFDPSYGPFMQLFSQSLGWVSPQLDLLNNSNNAFFVASIFNIWRNFPFVYLMLLSRLQSIPDEYYEAAEIDGATSWNKFTNITLPEIYFVMGAVALMRGIWNFYKFDEVYLISKRAGTLPIFIYERVIGTTSPEYGVAAAIATILMVIMLGLITTYVKKVLKW, from the coding sequence ATGCAGCAAGCAGCCTCTTCCATATTGAAGAAGGAAAATAGTTTAGGTTGGAAACTTGTTTCGCCAACAGTAATCCTACTGATGATATTGATAATCTATCCGGTGGCGTATAACATATACATTTCGTTTTTCGACTACGGGATCACCAGTTCAACGTTCGTAGGATTAGAAAACTATATCCGAGTTTTCAAAGACGCCGCTTTCTGGAAGTCCTTCTTCATAACTGTTGGTTTCACTCTGATGACAGTTATTGGAAGTATATTGTTGGGTCTCGGAGTAGCGCTGATGATGAACAAGGAGTTCAAGGGGAGGGCGATAGTTAGGACGATCATTCTGCTTCCATACATTACCCCACTTATCTCGATAGTCTTTTCATGGAAGTACATATTTGATCCAAGCTACGGGCCTTTTATGCAGTTATTCAGTCAAAGTCTCGGATGGGTCTCTCCGCAACTTGATCTCCTAAACAACTCGAACAATGCATTCTTTGTGGCATCGATATTCAACATTTGGCGGAACTTCCCTTTTGTTTACCTGATGCTGCTTTCAAGACTTCAATCTATTCCCGATGAGTACTACGAGGCTGCAGAAATCGATGGAGCAACATCATGGAATAAGTTCACGAATATCACTCTACCGGAGATCTATTTCGTCATGGGTGCTGTCGCTCTCATGAGGGGTATCTGGAATTTCTATAAGTTTGACGAGGTTTATCTGATCAGCAAGAGAGCTGGCACTCTGCCTATCTTTATCTATGAAAGGGTTATCGGTACAACTTCGCCGGAGTACGGAGTGGCCGCGGCAATTGCAACAATCCTTATGGTAATTATGCTTGGGCTGATAACTACATACGTGAAGAAGGTGTTGAAATGGTAA
- a CDS encoding carbohydrate ABC transporter permease encodes MVRKKTPFRRVMFALGISLICFFILIPFYFMVHVSLKADYDPNKMTFSDFTIRNYLEIFGLIQSSETEFFGDEIIRANLEPVLKRIDELEERTASIEVYTRYVHDVQLKAKEKELRDIVDLVIDFSGIDVTDREEFIENSLVPGTEEASIIEENMKTIFSANDVKRFTDLRAEVDNALSEEALAAGFEKAKAQLELFEAQKTKILEERASEFPFLKYLRNSLIFAGISALISLFVAILGAYAFSRLRFKGRGLVQRSVLFVYLFGGTVIMVPLYQMAVKLGILSTPFGTGVYLIMVYVIQTLPVSLYMLGNYFRTIPFSIEEAAIIDGCSRVQAIFKIVIPLSLPAIVTVYIYAFMIGWNEYLFASAFLGLKSYKDLFTLPIGLNAFSGSAHAVWGRLMSASVVSAIPIIIIFTLMQKYLTSGFTAGGVKE; translated from the coding sequence ATGGTAAGGAAGAAGACACCTTTCAGAAGAGTCATGTTTGCATTGGGGATCTCTTTAATCTGTTTTTTCATACTCATTCCGTTTTATTTCATGGTTCATGTATCTCTTAAGGCAGACTACGATCCGAACAAAATGACATTCTCAGATTTCACAATCAGAAACTATCTGGAGATATTTGGGCTTATTCAAAGTAGTGAGACAGAGTTTTTCGGCGATGAGATAATTAGGGCAAATCTTGAACCTGTATTGAAGAGGATAGATGAGTTGGAAGAGAGAACGGCCTCAATTGAAGTGTATACGCGGTATGTTCATGATGTACAGCTCAAGGCCAAGGAAAAAGAACTGAGAGATATCGTTGATCTTGTGATCGACTTCAGTGGAATTGATGTAACAGACAGGGAAGAGTTTATTGAAAACTCGCTCGTTCCAGGTACAGAGGAGGCTTCAATAATCGAGGAAAACATGAAAACCATATTCAGTGCAAATGATGTGAAACGGTTTACGGATTTGAGAGCCGAGGTTGACAATGCTCTCTCCGAGGAAGCGCTTGCTGCCGGTTTCGAAAAGGCAAAGGCTCAACTGGAATTATTCGAAGCGCAGAAGACAAAAATATTGGAAGAGAGAGCTAGTGAATTTCCCTTCTTGAAATACCTTAGAAACTCGCTGATATTCGCAGGGATTTCCGCTTTGATAAGCCTCTTCGTAGCGATTTTAGGAGCATATGCATTCTCGAGGTTGAGATTCAAGGGTAGGGGACTTGTTCAGCGTTCGGTTCTTTTCGTGTATCTGTTCGGTGGTACCGTAATAATGGTGCCGCTTTATCAGATGGCGGTGAAGCTTGGAATCCTTTCTACTCCATTTGGTACCGGAGTTTATCTGATCATGGTCTATGTTATTCAGACACTTCCGGTTTCTCTTTATATGTTGGGAAACTATTTCCGGACAATTCCGTTTTCAATAGAAGAAGCGGCGATTATCGATGGCTGTTCCAGAGTCCAGGCGATTTTCAAGATTGTTATTCCTCTTTCGCTTCCGGCAATAGTCACTGTATACATCTACGCATTCATGATTGGCTGGAATGAGTATCTATTCGCTTCGGCCTTCCTGGGGCTAAAATCATACAAAGATCTCTTCACTCTCCCGATCGGGCTGAATGCATTTTCCGGTTCCGCTCATGCAGTTTGGGGAAGGTTGATGTCGGCTTCCGTGGTTTCTGCAATACCAATCATCATAATTTTTACTCTTATGCAGAAGTATTTGACTAGTGGATTCACTGCCGGAGGAGTAAAAGAATAG
- a CDS encoding glycosyltransferase — protein sequence MSGLNHTSYDIVVGIPSFNNAGTIKYVVETSVRGLNQFFPSLRSCILNSDGGSTDNTEGAFFSAYSDGVDLLSFKYRGISGKGSAMRSIMEKARSLNAKVVVFLDSDLRSVEPFWIERLVNPVLEKNAAYVTPYYVRHKYDGTITNSICYPLTTALYGRKLRQPIGGDFGVGREIIDYCTSVPDNTWNSDVSRFGIDIWMTTSAVNEVKGEIYQAALGTKIHDVKDPGKQLGRMFREVVGTLFSLMQKYESRWKHVKGYTESPIYGDAVVGEPEPLEVDLGNMILKFYEGIENQKSFVKEILGPEIFEGLFLLRKTDAMIEDDLWVRIVYSIASSYRDEALRERLIELLVPLYFGRVAYFVSKTESLVQEDAEKETEKLLEKFVETKGELISIWEKNLG from the coding sequence ATGTCTGGATTGAATCATACTTCATACGATATTGTAGTAGGAATACCAAGTTTCAATAACGCAGGTACCATCAAATACGTTGTTGAAACGTCTGTCAGAGGACTTAATCAGTTCTTTCCATCTTTAAGATCCTGTATACTCAATTCCGATGGTGGATCAACAGATAATACTGAAGGGGCTTTCTTTTCAGCCTACAGTGACGGGGTGGATTTGCTGTCTTTCAAGTACCGGGGGATTTCCGGAAAGGGAAGTGCGATGAGGTCAATAATGGAAAAAGCAAGATCGCTGAATGCTAAGGTGGTTGTCTTTCTGGATTCTGATCTGAGAAGCGTCGAACCCTTTTGGATTGAAAGGCTTGTAAATCCAGTTCTCGAGAAGAACGCAGCGTACGTGACGCCTTACTATGTCCGACACAAGTACGATGGAACGATTACCAACAGCATCTGCTATCCGCTTACCACGGCTCTCTACGGGAGAAAATTGAGGCAGCCTATTGGTGGAGACTTTGGTGTCGGGAGAGAGATCATAGATTACTGCACATCTGTTCCAGACAACACATGGAACTCAGATGTTTCCAGATTTGGGATCGACATATGGATGACCACTTCGGCTGTGAATGAGGTCAAAGGGGAGATTTACCAGGCCGCTCTCGGTACCAAGATCCATGATGTCAAAGATCCCGGAAAGCAACTAGGGAGAATGTTCCGAGAGGTAGTAGGGACTCTCTTCTCCCTTATGCAGAAGTATGAAAGCAGATGGAAGCATGTGAAGGGATATACTGAATCACCAATTTACGGTGATGCGGTGGTGGGAGAGCCGGAACCGCTTGAAGTAGATCTAGGAAACATGATTTTGAAGTTCTATGAGGGCATAGAAAACCAGAAGAGTTTTGTCAAAGAGATTCTTGGCCCGGAGATTTTCGAAGGCTTGTTTCTTCTACGAAAGACCGATGCGATGATCGAAGACGATCTATGGGTTAGAATTGTTTACTCAATTGCATCTAGTTACAGAGATGAAGCGTTGAGAGAGAGACTTATAGAATTGCTTGTTCCGCTATATTTCGGCAGGGTTGCTTACTTCGTTTCGAAAACGGAATCACTGGTCCAGGAAGATGCAGAGAAAGAAACGGAAAAGCTCCTTGAGAAATTTGTGGAAACAAAGGGTGAGTTGATATCGATATGGGAGAAGAATTTGGGATAG
- a CDS encoding MurR/RpiR family transcriptional regulator produces MGEEFGIVEKLRAMIKGLNPAEKKAARYIIDFPDDVIHHSISELSVLAGTSETTIFRLSKKLNFNGYQAFKIQLARELSRESPPISADKNKLISDLIDALNQQNHLIDDEQLDRIAKRMVKANRVIFFGVASSGIVAEFGATLFMRAGFSTAFYTDPHLQIMTAVSLNWDDIVFGISASGNIRDTVKSIEVASDSGAYTVAITGGIGSRIVSVSKETIYVAQGGHETGIPLLQPRVCQLAVIQLLLEKSIKLRNGTMQTLEKVDRTLDKKRYL; encoded by the coding sequence ATGGGAGAAGAATTTGGGATAGTCGAGAAGCTTAGGGCGATGATCAAGGGACTAAACCCTGCAGAAAAGAAAGCGGCTAGATACATCATAGATTTTCCAGATGATGTCATTCATCACTCGATAAGTGAGCTCTCTGTTCTAGCAGGGACGAGTGAGACCACGATCTTCAGGCTGTCCAAAAAGCTGAATTTCAATGGCTACCAGGCATTCAAGATTCAGTTGGCCAGAGAGCTCTCAAGAGAGTCGCCGCCGATTTCGGCCGATAAAAACAAGTTGATCTCGGATTTGATTGACGCTCTTAATCAACAGAATCACTTAATAGATGATGAACAGCTAGATAGGATAGCAAAGCGAATGGTGAAAGCAAACAGAGTGATCTTCTTTGGAGTTGCATCAAGTGGTATAGTGGCAGAGTTTGGGGCAACTCTATTCATGAGAGCGGGTTTTTCGACCGCATTTTACACTGATCCTCATCTGCAGATAATGACCGCAGTTTCTCTCAACTGGGATGATATTGTCTTCGGTATTTCCGCAAGTGGGAACATAAGAGATACTGTCAAGTCTATTGAAGTAGCCTCGGATTCGGGGGCTTATACTGTAGCCATTACAGGTGGCATCGGATCGAGAATTGTCAGCGTTTCGAAAGAGACTATCTACGTGGCGCAAGGTGGTCATGAGACGGGGATACCGTTGCTTCAGCCTAGAGTGTGCCAGCTTGCTGTAATTCAACTTCTGTTGGAGAAATCTATTAAACTCAGAAATGGAACGATGCAGACTCTGGAGAAAGTAGACAGGACACTTGATAAGAAGAGATACTTATGA
- a CDS encoding HD domain-containing phosphohydrolase: MRNQQGCPLSEEVSNAILHHHERVDGSGYPNGLKGSEISLEGSIIAVSEVVAAMSFYRPYREKYGTEYALSEIITNCGSLYRTEVAEACSNVFSKGFAFDGDSSRV; the protein is encoded by the coding sequence ATTCGAAATCAGCAAGGGTGTCCCCTTTCTGAAGAGGTCTCTAATGCAATCCTTCACCACCACGAGAGGGTAGATGGGTCAGGCTATCCTAACGGCCTTAAGGGATCGGAGATCAGCCTTGAAGGCAGCATCATCGCTGTATCCGAGGTAGTCGCCGCGATGAGCTTCTACAGACCTTACAGAGAGAAGTACGGAACAGAATATGCTCTGAGCGAGATTATTACCAATTGCGGTTCACTGTACAGGACCGAAGTAGCAGAAGCCTGTTCCAACGTTTTTAGTAAGGGGTTTGCCTTCGATGGTGATTCCTCAAGAGTATAG